A genomic region of Daphnia carinata strain CSIRO-1 chromosome 5, CSIRO_AGI_Dcar_HiC_V3, whole genome shotgun sequence contains the following coding sequences:
- the LOC130696243 gene encoding intermembrane lipid transfer protein Vps13-like isoform X2, with amino-acid sequence MVFETVVSSQLNKFLGAYIENLNSSQLKLGLLGGDVVLNRLVLKQSALDDLDLPVKTVAGHIDELVLKIPWTNIYASRTQVCIKGLYLLAIPNQAVAFDADKERIATKEAKERQLALIEEAKARETAVDSSQESDGFVAKLAAQILQNLLVTVEDVHIRFEDNITDPSRPFAFGVTLKKLALESTDSSWNPTLISEPSKQFFKLLSLECLSIYWLSNTTNLLSKMNSQSQVEYFRKGIANAHARPYENSYIAGPITSYAKLRINTRPELDGSNYTIPKIFLNLTMEEISMALTPNQYKDIVGFLGNVERLNRGSPYRKYRPVISGYKKYAKYWWLFAYQCVLEENVRRRRRNWRWSYMREHRTLVRRYIELYKTKLGQKKEDLRLKKNLEELEDHLDVFNITLARRQAEVQVERMRASEQKIKDEAEAQQKSKGWFSGWFGSGASSTTISPDTESVVKSLQAEMTPAEKAKLYSAIGYEENAVPAIFPKTFVENRFEFFLKKLVILLHDNMDTKQPVILLSSLSGVEATVEQRPVAQALQATVKVGDFVIDGTPQNGDKPSLVRPLETNREILSLVYETNPLDESCDQRVRLATEPLQITYDVKTLEKVSAMFESKEASQLTQLTAAARQKLEDLKKTSALGLEYAIQNHAVVDVDVNIKGSYLILPSGGCLKNNGGKILCNMGNFSFKSVDAKKRSEVSLVNQLMRVGSTEQDIMEEMLKNSYDKFSLGLRDVQIISVLPNEDWTNLVKRTKTDHFILKPMSIELIVEKCLLLDDPRLPKLKVSGQLPSIHIDVIDTRLVNFAAVLKSIPSPAADNTSNEFVDAVAPRSELPARISSDDSALEHLENVFKVANNEDGQQLSNNKEVQLSNDELVQPTDLMLRFEFQDVRLSLSVGLNDQASKPVLSFGMESLAMVFTKKVFETVIDLTLKDLSLNFVDHMAKDESHRSVKMINSHDSSKELLSVRFVDVNKQSPEFHARHKSVARKLEVVISSLDCDFHQEAVIDLLQLSNDINSQIDRSSSVQRATGITSTDTENFIRNQPVKLLAAEDKERKRRDISDEIVDFQLKAQFHHFRVNMLTRKLRLTEITISGLEMETSVRASHIVFEAGLNEFRIANPNGDSLYREIALVVDGRAIQLNVKIFNNATEDVNIIDMKKVDLAIHLKMSRMKAVYLSSFVRDLLAFINHFQAAKEALIQASSAAATAAKENMQKVYVQATRILLDIEFQAPYIIFPQRSNSTDALIIDLGHFTLKNRFDLRNTRNEIGSPAIMDAISLNLQELRIFLAVVDGMKVKSERELIEPLTFNLDLVRNLTSTWYSDEPDLRVDVELGKVSIVVSEFVYRKLMQIVFDNLEEGQNQLLELEHAEIRDRESSRPTSTLQGKATSSESPLLSSQSSELSADSILQRYGPTRVSMAFSVKLAEIKMELFTNVVPKKEMTFSAKLERPLSKLAMQGFVVSGQLMSDLSIQSKVTLHSLLIEDTRPLLQSGISSPTTPGTPSSSLKRLVERPINRLLYPTESSSNPQQQMLLIDFLQEKQQDSKVDVHLCGFTLILCPSYLLRLLNFFTAGLPKPKAAPPVKPTRPTNSSHVAPVRSKKPQSISLMSVTVRVDKPDIFLVDRIDCLDTNALVLNFEMKLNLLILPQAMDISGDVSKLHIYSCLFNPHHRQGTMGTVLSPCGLAVKAKLCEDEQASQVDINIGDMTLSVSPGTIALLTSVSKSMALTGSDDEALGEEEEDKDKEEVSFASWTDLWEMKHLAFFNFPFLETEIGEEAHEFVDDNMALVPPKKRVRSEQMIVVFNHFEMMIETGQGNRTSPLVLLESRMSANVRNWSSLLELTASLNLQAGYYNSRLAIWEPLLEPVDCTRLGPVRLRPWELTMKMQKVVDDWDGFEFESRPSSKMEIKFESADTMELTVTRSFLDVVSLLGKAFSDAVNQKFFKRDLLPPSLYVVNNQLDKNVVIILQDSDFIVDDASIADAKELILESGSKIGLKLKPKIRTRSVLSEETENERMLKVKIPELSYQNGGIPVSRSSRRYLPAGKSERDENIGIVADIVNDFGFRSITFRGLVQIHNHFPQPIDVYYMTKTGNEVNGVGRVEECGVLNVPLFALYTPTGELFFSPLGYGVSIVPFVWRDLQRQNQISKVLQCSSRQSSRTSNNEDPFFMQVTGNVEHIYLEDTRKKTLNSFCYAIHLRPTVILHNSLPVPLYILTCGAMNELIVPPGGNSYLSCVEPGAAYVVLKLKNYLERDWACKEEIRPIPAELSVWSLISYDGSAKATLDLGVFSTVKDHTLHMTVYCPFWMINNTGLLLAYKHSGKSSKKAKVRKSLKGEEDNCIYHPENMSDPVLFSFRAKSFFEKKTAMIRVEDSNWSDRFSLDVAGSSGLVTCKTEDGDNPSCYQLGVTVQLSHGGLTKQVIFTPYYILSNLAPFDVDVFEVREVGPRSSTPAPSRDWFPIGASQSVPFWPRFPQKWLIFRITGTMEETLALSLDKPQPTLLRLNNGYGGLFIDFQVSESSVIIVCHPYEDGRAPLLLVNHSQISVSISESNDGSTSMELAPHHATYYTWMQPNGARNLTWGTCGFKREFSGRDVTRSASGSFDSPAGSLEWISFLHGRQRVLLFTDDKMLAFQQRSVSTTEPVEQSVTVSLHGLGISLVDNTHRREILYAGITSSGVIWETAKMRMIRPIYRAMSIRHNMMLEEAYQQYTRNLAAGVDTGSRRELDGGRLLADFKELKVYKPKERLLRRSYRSGLELLLETYCNRRLVHARLNKLQIDNQLEDCVFPIVFAPVPPPRSIATESIPHPFVEISIVELLGQQTDVQQYEYFKLLVQECHFRVDMSLVNGVGSLFVNENELVSELEHKKNVEMDIELAKQGLHERTRLLNDKAPENYFKMLHLSPLKIHLSFSNTGSVSAVSSSQQQTSNNPASQLLNLLMQSVGVSLTEVQDVVFRLGFFERSDIFLSWQQLARDLQWHYTGQAVKQFYVLVFGLDVIGNPFGLALGISQGVEQLFYEPFQGAIQGPGEFVEGLALGARSLIGHTVGGVAGAASRIAGTLGKGLSYLTFDEDYQKNRRETLLRRPNDIGENLALGGKGLLMGVVEGVSGVVMRPIEGAQQQGVGGFFAGIGKGVVGLVTRPTAAIADFASGSLDAMKKAADVNEELSRLRPPRFLHPDGIVRPYIRYQADGDCLLKILDKGRFSKTDYYVDHAVTDNKMTLLVTDRRLVLMSHDLFGQWQVEWSHPWEELTEPPQSNPNGLYIPLRNNKKVLGLFTSSESGKLVSIPSQEKCEMIRKKVEKLMKS; translated from the exons ATGGTGTTCGAAACGGTGGTGTCAAGTCAACTGAATAAGTTTCTCGGTGCCTATATCGAAAATCTTAATAGTTCCCAACTGAAACTGGGACTTCTGggtg GTGATGTTGTGCTAAACCGACTTGTCTTGAAGCAGAGTGCCCTTGATGATTTAGACCTGCCCGTGAAAACTGTGGCTGGTCATATAG atGAGCTTGTACTGAAAATACCCTGGACAAATATTTATGCTTCTAGGACACAAGTTTGTATTAAAGGTCTCTACTTATTGGCCATTCCCAATCAGGCTGTTGCCTTTGATGCAGATAAAGAAAGAATTGCCACCAAAGAGGCAAAAGAGAGGCAGTTAGCCTTGATTGAGGAAGCCAAAGCCCGGGAAACGGCAG TCGACAGTTCACAAGAAAGCGATGGTTTCGTAGCTAAATTAGCAGCTCAAATTCTCCAAAATCTACTCGTGACAGTTGAAGATGTTCACATTAGATTTGAGGACAACATTACGGATCCCAGTCGTCCGTTTGCGTTTGGtgtaactttaaaaaaactggCCCTTGAAAGCACGGATAGCTCATGGAACCCGACTCTCATTTCTGAGCCGTCTAAGCAGTTCTTCAAGCTTTTAAGTCTGGAATGTCTGTCTATATACTGGCTCAGTAACACGACCAACCTTCTAAGCAAAATGAATAGCCAAAGCCAAGTGGAATATTTTCGTAAGGGGATAGCCAACGCCCATGCGAGACCATACGAAAATTCCTACATTGCGGGTCCTATAACATCGTACGCCAAATTACGAATCAACACTCGACCAGAATTGGATGGCTCAAACTACACGATCCCTAAAATCTTCCTCAATCTAACAATGGAAGAAATATCAATGGCGCTGACACCGAATCAGTACAAGGACATTGTTGGCTTCTTAGGCAACGTCGAAAGGTTGAACCGAGGCTCACCCTACCGCAAGTATCGACCCGTCATTAGTGGCTACAAGAAGTATGCCAAGTACTGGTGGCTTTTTGCTTACCAGTGCGTTTTGGAAGAAAATGTTCGCCGTAGGAGAAGAAACTGGCGATGGTCTTATATGCGGGAACATAGAACTTTGGTACGACGGTACATCGAGctatacaaaacaaaacttgggcaaaagaaagaagatttGCGGCTAAAAAAGAACTTGGAAGAACTCGAAGACCACCTCGACGTATTTAATATTACCTTGGCTAGGCGACAGGCCGAAGTACAG GTGGAACGAATGCGGGCCagtgaacagaaaattaaagaCGAAGCCGAAGCGCAGCAAAAAAGCAAAGGTTGGTTTAGCGGTTGGTTCGGATCTGGAGCCTCATCTACAACCATTAGCCCTGATACAGAAAGTGTCGTTAAAAGTTTGCAAGCTGAGATGACACCTGCTGAAAAAGCCAAGCTTTACAGTGCTATTGGCTACGAAGAAAATGCTGTCCCTGCTATTTTCCCCAAAACATTTGTCGAAAATCGTTTCGAGTTTTTTCTCAAGAAACTCGTCATACTGTTACATGATAACATGGATACCAAGCAGCCAGTTATCTTGCTTTCTAGTCTTAGTGGAGTCGAAGCCACTGTAGAGCAACGGCCGGTTGCCCAAGCTCTTCAGGCCACTGTCAAAGTTGGGGACTTTGTCATAGATGGAACCCCACAAAATGGCGATAAACCTAGCCTCGTTCGTCCATTAGAAA CCAACAGAGAAATCCTAAGTCTAGTCTACGAAACAAACCCGCTGGATGAGAGTTGTGACCAGAGGGTACGGTTAGCGACGGAACCATTGCAAATTACTTACGATGTGAAAACACTTGAAAAAGTAAGTGCCATGTTCGAGTCAAAAGAGGCTTCGCAGCTTACGCAACTTACGGCCGCTGCCAGACAGAAGCTGGAAGATTTGAAGAAAACATCCGCCCTGGGTTTGGAATATG CCATTCAGAACCACGCAGTCGTGGACGTGGATGTCAATATAAAAGGATCCTATCTAATCTTACCGTCTGGAGGATGCCTTAAGAATAATGGTGGCAAAATTCTATGCAATATGGGAAATTTTTCCTTCAAGAGTGTGGATGCCAAAAAACGTAGCGAAGTGTCACTAGTGAATCAACTGATGCGCGTTGGAAGTACAGAGCAAGACATCATGGAGGAAATGCTGAAAAATAGCTACGATAAATTCTCCCTGGGCCTTCGTGACGTCCAGATTATCTCCGTGCTACCCAATGAAGATTGGACCAATCTAGTCAAACGAACCAAAACAGATCATTTCATACTAAAACCGATGA GTATCGAGTTAATCGTAGAAAAATGTCTCCTGCTTGACGACCCTCGTCTCCCCAAGTTGAAAGTTTCCGGACAACTTCCATCGATTCATATAGATGTTATAGACACGAG GTTGGTGAACTTTGCTGCTGTACTGAAAAGCATTCCCTCACCTGCTGCAGACAACACTTCAAATGAATTTGTGGACGCGGTTGCTCCAAGGTCGGAGCTGCCAGCTCGAATTAGCAGTGATGATAGTGCCTTAGAACATTTGGAAAACGTTTTCAAAGTCGCAAACAATGAAGATGGCCAACAGCTGTCAAACAATAAAGAAGTCCAATTAAGCAACGACGAACTTGTTCAACCTACCGACTTGATGCTGCGGTTCGAGTTCCAAGACGTCCGATTAAGTTTGTCAGTCGGCCTAAATGATCAAGCCTCGAAACCTGTTCTCTCTTTTGGAATGGAGAGCTTGGCGATGGTGTTCACAAAGAAAGTCTTTGAAACTGTCATTGATCTCACTTTGAAAGATTTAAGCCTCAATTTCGTCGACCATATGGCGAAAGATGAGAGCCACAGAAGTGTCAAAATGATCAATAGCCACGATTCTTCCAAAGAATTGCTTTCTGTTCGCTTCGTGGACGTCAACAAGCAATCTCCTGAATTCCATGCCAGACACAAATCGGTCGCAAGAAAGCTGGAAGTAGTCATCTCATCATTGGATTGTGATTTCCACCAAGAAGCTGTCATCGACCTTCTCCAACTTAGTAATGACATCAACTCTCAGATCGATAGGAGCAGTTCTGTTCAGCGTGCGACTGGTATCACTTCAACTGATACCGAAAATTTCATTAGAAATCAGCCTGTTAAACTTCTGGCTGCTGAAG ATAAAGAAAGGAAACGACGTGACATCTCCGATGAAATCGTGGACTTCCAGTTGAAGGCGCAGTTCCATCACTTTCGAGTAAACATGCTGACACGGAAGTTACGTCTGACTGAAATTACAATCAGTGGATTGGAGATGGAAACAAGCGTACGCGCTTCACATATAGTTTTCGAAGCTGGACTCAACGAATTCCGAATTGCCAATCCTAATGGTGACTCGCTTTATCGTGAAATTGCTTTAGTCGTGGACGGGCGAGCCATCCAGTTAAACGTGAAGATTTTTAATAACGCAACAGAGGACGTGAATATCATCGACATGAAGAAAGTTGACCTGGCCATCCACTTGAAGATGAGTCGCATGAAAGCGGTTTACTTGAGCAGCTTTGTGAGGGATTTGCTGGCCTTCATTAATCATTTCCAGGCAGCTAAAGAGGCCCTTATCCAAGCGTCTTCGGCCGCCGCTACGGCTGCCAAGGAAAACATGCAGAAGGTTTACGTCCAGGCAACACGCATCTTACTGGATATTGAATTCCAGGCGCCATACATCATTTTCCCTCAGAGATCCAACAGCACGGACGCTCTCATTATCGATCTTGGACACTTTACACTAAAGAATCGATTTGACTTGAGGAACACTCGCAATGAGATCGGTTCTCCGGCTATCATGGATGCAATCAGTTTAAATCTGCAAGAGCTGCGCATCTTTTTGGCCGTTGTCGATGGCATGAAGGTCAAATCAGAAAGAGAACTCATCGAGCCGTTGACCTTCAACCTCGACTTGGTGAGGAATTTAACAAGCACTTGGTACAGCGATGAACCAGACCTCAGAGTGGACGTTGAATTAGGCAAGGTCAGCATTGTTGTTAGCGAATTCGTTTATCGCAAATTGATGCAGATCGTCTTCGACAATTTGGAAGAAGGACAAAACCAATTGCTTGAACTGGAACATGCAGAAATAAGAGATCGGGAATCTAGCCGACCAACAAGCACTCTTCAAGGAAAAGCAACATCTTCGGAGAGTCCGCTTTTATCATCGCAATCGTCTGAACTTTCGGCCGATAGTATCTTGCAGCGCTACGGACCGACGCGAGTCTCGATGGCATTTTCGGTTAAATTggcagaaataaaaatggaactGTTTACGAACGTTGTCCCCAAGAAAGAAATGACATTCTCTGCAAAACTGGAAAGGCCTTTATCAAAATTGGCTATGCAAGGATTCGTTGTCTCTGGCCAATTGATGTCTGATTTGTCGATCCAATCAAAGGTTACACTGCACTCGCTTTTGATTGAAGACACAAGACCATTGTTGCAATCTGGTATTTCATCTCCGACTACTCCGGGCACTCCGAGCTCGTCATTGAAACGCTTGGTGGAAAGACCAATCAATCGGCTCCTCTATCCGACGGAATCTAGCAGCAATCCACAGCAGCAAATGTTGTTGATTGATTTCCTGCAGGAAAAGCAGCAAGACTCGAAAGTTGACGTACATCTGTGCGGATTCACGTTGATTCTCTGTCCAAGTTACTTGTTGCGACTCTTGAATTTCTTCACAGCTGGACTGCCTAAGCCTAAAGCTGCTCCGCCAGTTAAACCAACTAGACCGACGAATTCGTCACACGTCGCACCAGTTCGTAGCAAGAAACCTCAATCGATATCGTTGATGTCCGTCACTGTACGTGTGGACAAGCCCGACATATTTCTTGTGGATCGAATCGATTGCTTGGATACCAATGCTCTCGTTCTCAATTTCGAAATGAAGTTGAATCTCTTAATACTTCCTCAAGCAATGGACATTTCAGGAGATGTGTCTAAGCTCCACATTTATTCTTGTCTCTTCAATCCCCATCATCGTCAGGGAACAATGGGGACAGTCCTCAGTCCGTGCGGGTTAGCTGTCAAAGCCAAATTGTGCGAAGATGAGCAAGCTTCTCAAGTAGACATAAACATAGGTGACATGACACTAAGTGTCTCGCCAGGAACAATCGCGTTGCTCACGAGCGTGAGCAAGAGCATGGCTCTGACAGGCAGTGATGACGAGGCACTcggagaagaggaagaagacaaGGATAAAGAAGAAGTTTCCTTTGCTTCATGGACAGACCTATGGGAAATGAAACATTTAGCTTTCTTTAACTtcccatttctcgaaactgaaATTGGTGAAGAAGCACACGAATTTGTAGATGATAACATGGCCTTAGTTCCGCCCAAAAAACGAGTACGCAGCGAGCAGATGATTGTCgttttcaatcattttgaaaTGATGATCGAAACGGGCCAAGGAAATCGAACATCGCCTTTAGTTTTGCTCGAGAGTCGCATGAGTGCCAACGTCAGGAATTGGAGTTCACTTCTAGAATTGACAGCAAGTCTTAATCTTCAGGCTGGCTATTACAATAGTAGATTGGCCATATGGGAACCTCTACTGGAACCAGTGGACTGCACCCGGTTAGGTCCAGTCCGGCTGAGACCATGGGAGTTGACGATGAAGATGCAGAAGGTTGTCGATGATTGGGAtggatttgaatttgaaagcCGTCCGTCATCTAaaatggaaatcaaatttgaatCAGCAGACACAATGGAATTAACTGTTACCCGCAGCTTTCTTGATGTTGTTTCTTTGCTCGGGAAAGCTTTTAGCGACGCAGTTaatcaaaagtttttcaaACGCGATCTGCTCCCGCCTTCGCTTTACGTGGTCAACAATCAGCTGGACAAGAATGTGGTTATTATTCTACAGGATTCAGATTTCATCGTTGACGATGCCTCAATAGCAGACGCTAAAGAGCTG ATTCTTGAATCCGGATCGAAAATTGGATTAAAATTGAAACCGAAGATTCGTACACGTTCTGTTTTGAGTGAAGAGACTGAAAACGAACGGATGTTGAAAGTCAAAATTCCAGAGCTTTCATACCAAAACGGGGGCATCCCCGTGAGTCGTTCCAGCCGTCGTTATTTGCCGGCTGGCAAATCAGAAAGGGATGAGAATATCGGAATTGTAGCGGATATTGTCAACGATTTTGGTTTCCGCTCCATTACATTCCGGGGCCTCGTTCAAATCCACAATCATTTTCCACAACCCATTGACGTGTATTACATGACCAAGACGGGCAACGAGGTCAATGGTGTCGGCCGAGTGGAAGAGTGCGGCGTTCTCAATGTCCCCCTCTTCGCCTTGTACACGCCAACGGGTGAACTTTTCTTCAGTCCTCTTGG ATATGGCGTCTCGATTGTACCCTTTGTGTGGCGAGATCTTCAACGACAGAATCAAATCAGCAAAGTGTTGCAGTGCAGTTCCCGACAATCTTCCAGGACTTCTAACAATGAAGACCCTTTCTTCATGCAG GTGACAGGCAATGTTGAGCACATCTATCTGGAAGACACCCGAAAGAAAACGTTGAACAGCTTTTGTTATGCGATCCATCTGCGTCCGACAGTCATTTTGCATAATTCGTTGCCGGTGCCGCTTTATATTCTTACGTGCGGTGCCATGAACGAACTGATTGTGCCACCGGGGGGTAATAGTTATCTCTCCTGTGTCGAGCCCGGAGCGGCCTATGTGGTACTGAAG CTGAAAAACTATTTGGAACGTGACTGGGCATGCAAAGAAGAAATTCGTCCAATTCCAGCAGAGTTATCGGTGTGGAGTCTGATCTCGTACGACGGTTCAGCGAAGGCAACGTTAGATTTGGGCGTCTTTTCTACCGTCAAAGATCACACGCTCCACATGACTGTCTACTGCCCATTCTGGATGATCAATAACACTGGCCTTTTGTTGGCATATAAG CATTCCGGCAAGTCGTCTAAAAAGGCGAAGGTGCGCAAATCATTGAAG GGCGAAGAGGACAACTGCATCTATCATCCGGAGAATATGTCTgatcctgttttgttttccttccgtGCAAAATCCTTCTTTGAAAAGAAGACGGCAATGATACGTGTGGAGGATTCAAATTGGTCGGATCGATTCTCGCTCGACGTGGCTGGCAGTTCGGGACTTGTGACTTGCAAAACAGAAGACGGTGATAATCCCTCGTGTTACCAATTGGGAGTCACGGTGCAACTAAGCCACGGAGGCTTGACGAAACAAGTCATTTTCACACCTTACTACATTCTCTCCAATTTGGCTCCGTTTGACGTCGACGTGTTCGAAGTACGCGAAGTGGGTCCTCGATCATCGACTCCCGCCCCAAGTCGCGATTGGTTTCCCATTGGAGCCAGCCAATCCGTCCCGTTTTGGCCACGCTTTCCGCAAAAGTGGTTAATTTTCCGAATCACAGGCACCATGGAAGAAACGCTCGCCTTATCGCTGGATAAGCCCCAACCCACGCTGTTGCGGCTGAACAACGGATACGGTGGACTCTTCATCGACTTCCAGGTTTCAGAGTCGTCAGTCATCATCGTCTGCCACCCGTACGAAGACGGCCGAGCTCCTCTTCTGCTGGTCAACCATTCTCAAATCTCTGTGAGCATAAGCGAATCGAATGATGGATCGACATCGATGGAACTCGCGCCCCATCACGCTACCTACTATACTTGGATGCAACCCAACGGAGCGAGGAACTTGACGTGGGGTACTTGTGGTTTCAAACGCGAGTTTAGTGGACGGGACGTCACGCGGAGCGCCAGTGGCAGTTTCGATAGTCCCGCCGGCTCCCTCGAGTGGATTTCGTTCTTGCACGGAAGACAGCGGGTCCTGCTCTTCACCGACGATAAAATGCTGGCCTTCCAGCAGCGCAGCGTTAGCACAACAGAGCCGGTCGAGCAGAGCGTCACCGTGTCGCTTCACGGACTCGGCATCTCGTTAGTGGACAACACCCACCGACGGGAAATTCTGTACGCCGGAATCACGAGCTCGGGTGTCATCTGGGAAACGGCCAAAATGCGGATGATTCGGCCGATATACCGTGCCATGAGCATCCGCCATAACATGATGCTCGAAGAGGCCTACCAACAGTATACACGCAATTTGGCAGCCGGTGTTGACACGGGCAGTCGGCGTGAATTGGATGGCGGCCGCCTCCTAGCCGATTTTAAAGAATTGAAAGTGTACAAGCCGAAAGAACGATTACTTCGACGTAGCTACCGATCCGGACTGGAGTTGCTTCTTGAAACGTACTGCAACCGTCGACTTGTTCATGCCCGTCTCAACAAACTGCAGATCGATAATCAGCTGGAAGACTGCGTCTTTCCCATCGTGTTTGCTCCCGTTCCTCCGCCTCGTAGCATCGCCACGGAATCTATCCCGCATCCGTTTGTCGAAATCAGCATCGTCGAGTTGCTAGGTCAACAGACGGACGTCCAACAATATGAATACTTCAAGCTGTTGGTGCAAGAGTGTCACTTTCGCGTCGATATGTCACTCGTCAACGGAGTGGGGTCATTGTTTGTCAATGAAAATGAGCTCGTGTCCGAACTGgaacataagaaaaatgttgaaatggACATTGAATTAGCGAAACAAG GATTGCACGAGAGGACTCGTTTGCTTAACGATAAAGCTCCAGAAAATTATTTCAAGATGTTACACTTGTCTCCACTGAAGATCCATTTGAGTTTCTCTAATACTGGCAGCGTAAGTGCAGTTAGCTCTTCCCAGCAACAGACCAGCAATAATCCCGCGAGTCAGTTGCTTAATTTGCTGATGCAGAGCGTCGGCGTCAGTTTGACGGAAGTGCAAGATG TTGTCTTCCGCTTGGGATTCTTCGAACGGAGCGACATTTTCCTGAGTTGGCAACAACTGGCCCGCGACCTACAATGGCACTATACCGGCCAGGCCGTCAAACAGTTTTACGTCCTCGTTTTTGGATTGGACGTCATCGGCAATCCTTTCGGTCTGGCTCTGGGCATCTCGCAAGGAGTCGAGCAGCTCTTTTACGAGCCGTTCCAAGGCGCGATTCAAGGGCCTGGAGAGTTCGTAGAAGGGTTGGCTCTGGGTGCTCGTAGCCTGATTGGGCATACGGTCGGTGGTGTGGCTGGAGCGGCGTCAAGGATCGCTGGCACCCTAGGCAAAGGTCTCTCTTACCTAACATTCGACGAGGACTACCAGAAGAACCGACGTGAAACTTTGCTGCGTCGGCCCAACGACATTGGCGAGAATTTAGCCCTAGGAGGCAAAGGCCTCTTGATGGGCGTCGTGGAAGGCGTATCTGGAGTTGTAATGCGTCCGATCGAGGGAGCCCAACAGCAAGGAGTAGGCGGTTTCTTTGCTGGTATCGGGAAAGGCGTGGTAGGGCTCGTAACACGGCCGACTGCTGCCATCGCCGACTTTGCCAGCGGATCACTGGATGCCATGAAAAA GGCTGCAGATGTCAATGAGGAGCTGTCACGCCTACGTCCGCCACGCTTCCTACACCCGGATGGAATAGTCAGGCCTTACATCCGTTACCAAGCTGACGGTGATTGTTTACTAAAG ATTCTGGATAAAGGACGTTTCTCCAAGACGGACTATTACGTAGATCACGCAGTGACGGACAATAAGATGACTCTTTTAGTAACAGATCGTCGCCTTGTGCTCATGTCCCACGATCTTTTCGGCCAATGGCAG GTCGAATGGAGCCATCCATGGGAAGAGCTAACAGAACCTCCACAATCGAACCCCAATGGACTTTACATCCCTTTGcgcaacaacaagaaagtgTTGGGTCTGTTCACGAGCAGCGAAAGTGGCAAGTTGGTTAGCATTCCGTCTCAAGAGAAATGCGAG ATGATACGAAAGAAAGTTGAGAAATTGATGAAATCGTAA